The window ATACATTCTGTTCTCTGCCTCATGTTTTACCTAACAGGAGGCATATAGTTTTTACAAAAAAACTAATTGTGCCAGAACTTGAGCTTAAAGTTAATCATACTATAGCTAAGTTTGGTGTATGCCCAGAAGTTCATCTTGTAAATTCATTAGAATCTTTTTTTAAATTAATATCTGATTTAAATATTAGTTCTAATGAAATTAATGTTATTGGTGGTGAACAAATTTATAATCTTTTATTTGATTATATTTCTGTTTTTTATATAACTGTTTTTAATAAATCGTTTGAAAATGTTGATGCTTTTTTTGACAAAGCTCGCCTATCAAATGATATTTTTGATTCTAGAAATTCAATTCATCTGCATCCGTTTGGTGAAGAGCTTGAATTATCTTTTATCACTTATGTTAGAAAATAGTTATTTTTTTGGTTAATTTGAAGGTTAATTTTATGTCAACAAAGACAGGCACGTTAGTAAAAATTTGGCACAATGGTCGTGGTCACGACTACGCAATTGGTTGTATTAATCATACACAGCGTACAATTGGGCTAATTAAAAACAACTGCATCAACAATGATGGTTCTATTCATGGCGCTACCAAAGCTGTTCATAAATGGATTCCATTTGCTGAACTAGGTGACAATCGTATTGTCCCTGGTATCACGCGTATTCTTGGCGACCGCGAATTGGATACAAGAGCTATTTTCGAAACGCTTTTGATTCCACATATCGCTGAAACTGGGGATAATGTTTCGGTCGTGCTTCCTGAGCATAACCTCATGGCAAATGTACAGGATAACCGTGCTTCCGTAACATACTAATAAATGTTATATGAAGGTTATATATTTTGGAAATTAATATTTCGTACTTCCCTCCTAAAGATACAGATAAGAATCTTGGTGGTGGATACGTCACATCTGGTGTTTTAAAGACTCGTTTTACGGTTCTTAAAAGCGCAAAAACTGAAAGTGGAATTTTTGTTGCGTTACCATCTCGTAAAAAAGATGATGGCACATATGAAAATTTTGTTGAAGTTCCTAGCTCAGAAGCTAGACATAACTTAGACCAAGCTGTTTTGCAAAAAATGGCTAATGCTGGTGTGTCTGTTACTGGTGCTACAACTGCATCTGCTCCACGTAATGATACAGCTCCACAAGAGACTGTAGCGCCTAAAAGAGTAGTGAAAGCTGCTGGTGCTAATATTCCTAAAGTTCCCTTTTAAGGAGGACTTATGGATAACGTAGCAGTTGGTGTTTCAATGATTAACACCATTCCAGCGCAGTATACTATTTTTAAAGGTAAAACTGCTGCAAGATTTCAGTTGCAAAAACCAGAAAAACAAGAAGATAGATTTAAGACTGGTTCAGTCTCTATGCAAATTGCTCCTTTTAAGGAAGCAAGAGGCAAGACAAAAATCTATAATTGGGAAGAACAGAAAATTTCTTGCAAATTAGGTGTCAATGATTTGATTAATATTCTTTATGCTTTTGAGACTGGTTCTGATACTAGTTTATTTCATGAGTATAATGGTATTAGTAAAACCATTGCACTAAACTTGAATACTGAAAAGGGTGGTTACTTTTTAAGTGTTCAACAAAATGGAGAGCAGTCTCAAAAATTATCAATTCCAATGACTTCGCAAGAAGTGTATG of the Acidimicrobiia bacterium genome contains:
- a CDS encoding dihydrofolate reductase; the encoded protein is MNLFVACDLNNGIGYKNQLLYRSSVDLKRFAEKTKNSTIVMGYNTFCSLPHVLPNRRHIVFTKKLIVPELELKVNHTIAKFGVCPEVHLVNSLESFFKLISDLNISSNEINVIGGEQIYNLLFDYISVFYITVFNKSFENVDAFFDKARLSNDIFDSRNSIHLHPFGEELELSFITYVRK
- a CDS encoding septation protein SpoVG family protein, yielding MEINISYFPPKDTDKNLGGGYVTSGVLKTRFTVLKSAKTESGIFVALPSRKKDDGTYENFVEVPSSEARHNLDQAVLQKMANAGVSVTGATTASAPRNDTAPQETVAPKRVVKAAGANIPKVPF